A single Buteo buteo chromosome 17, bButBut1.hap1.1, whole genome shotgun sequence DNA region contains:
- the SLC30A3 gene encoding putative proton-coupled zinc antiporter SLC30A3 — protein MEPPTGTESARLVSPRAVRADGSLRLKSLFAGSQDPLAPTMPPALAPHCCCSPPVPSPGRGRLQARRQLSVACTICCVFMVGEVIGGYLAHSLAIMTDAAHLLTDVGSMSVSLFSLWVSTRPPTKTMSYGWHRSETLGALASVLSIWVVTGALVYLAAARIVSNDYEIEARAMLATSASAVGVNLVMAYILHQSPAGHGHSHGAGGYEQLESTGGCPPGHATLPGSTSVRAAFVHVVGDLLQSVGVLVAATIIYFKPQCKIADPISTLFFSVFVLGSTFTILRDVFRVLMEGTPRGLEFDAVKEVLLGVSGVKGAHDLHLWALTLSHHAVSVHVAVEASADPETVLREASTQLQSKFGFASCTVQVERYQEEMAACQHCQDPRA, from the exons ATGGAGCCCCCGACCGGCACCGAGAGCGCCCGCCTGGTCAGCCCGCGGGCCGTCCGCGCCGACGGCAGCCTGCGCCTCAAGAG TCTGTTTGCAGGCTCCCAGGACCCCCTGGCACCGACAATGCCCCCGGCTCTGGctccccactgctgctgcagccccccagtCCCCAGCCCTGGCCGGGGCAGGCTCCAGGCCCGCCGGCAGCTGAGCGTCGCCTGCACCATCTGCTGCGTCTTCATGGTCGGGGAGGTGATAG GCGGGTACCTGGCGCACAGCCTGGCCATCATGACGGATGCAGCCCACCTGCTGACGGACGTGGGCAGCATGTCCGtcagcctcttctccctctgGGTCTCCACCCGCCCGCCCACCAAGACCATGAGCTATGGCTGGCACCGCTCAG AGACGCTGGGTGCGCTGGCCTCTGTCCTCTCCATCTGGGTTGTGACCGGGGCCCTTGTCtacctggcggccgcccgcatTGTCAGCAACGACTACGAGATTGAGGCGCGAGCCATGCTGGCTACATCCGCCAGCGCCGTTGGCGTCAACCTGGT catGGCCTACATCCTGCATCAGTCCCCCGCCGGCCACGGCCACAGCCACGGTGCAGGGGGCTACGAGCAGCTGGAGAGCACTGGGGGCTGCCCACCTGGCCATGCCACCCTGCCTGGCAGCACCAGTGTCCGCGCGGCCTTCGTCCACGTGGTGGGTGACCTGCTGCAGAGCGTTGGCGTCCTCGTGGCTGCCACCATCATCTACTTCAAG ccccAGTGCAAGATCGCAGACCCCATCAGCACCCTCTTCTTCTCGGTCTTCGTCCTCGGCTCCACCTTCACCATCCTCAGGGATGTCTTCAGAGTCCTCATGGAAG GGACGCCGCGGGGCCTCGAGTTCGACGCGGTGAaggaggtgctgctgggggtgaGCGGGGTGAAGGGCGCCCACGACCTGCACCTCTGGGCCCTGACGCTGAGCCACCATGCCGTGTCGGTGCACGTGGCTGTCG AGGCCAGCGCCGACCCCGAGACAGTGCTGCGGGaagccagcacccagctgcagAGCAAGTTCGGCTTTGCCTCATGCACGGTGCAGGTGGAGCGGTACCAGGAGGAGATGGCAGCCTGCCAGCACTGCCAGGATCCCCGTGCCTGA